In Nicotiana tabacum cultivar K326 chromosome 19, ASM71507v2, whole genome shotgun sequence, one DNA window encodes the following:
- the LOC107800178 gene encoding very-long-chain aldehyde decarbonylase CER1, whose protein sequence is MATKPGILTEWPWARLGNFKYLLLAPFVGHSIYSFFMGKDESQRDIAYIIILPLLLSRVIHNQIWISLSRYRTTKGDNRILDKSIEFDQVDRERNWDDQIILNGMVFYVAYLKFQQTHHLPLWRTDGIIITALMHIGPVEFLYYWLHRALHHHFLYSRYHSHHHSSIVTEPITSVIHPFAEIIAYYTLFLIPGVTTFFTGTASIAAFGAYITYVDFMNNMGHCNFELIPKWMFSMFPPLKYLIYTPSYHSLHHTQFRTNYSLFMPMYDYLYGTVDKSSDTLYEKSLERKAELPDVVHLTHLTTPESIYHLRLGFASLASTPHASKWYFWLMWPVTLWSFFITWIYGQTFVVERNLFRNLKLQTWAIPKYRKQYFMQGQRDTINNLIEEAIMEADLKGIKVLSLGLLNQEEELNNNGELYIRRHPQLKVKVVDGSSLVVAVVLNNIPKGTSQVVLRGRLSKVSCSIALVLCQRGIQVVMLDGEEFKRLKARLTPKVATNLVLSKTNASKIWLVGDRLSEDEQLKAPKGTLFIPFSQFPPRKARKDCIYFSTPAMTIPKQLENVDSCENWLPRRVMSASRIAGILHALEGWNENECGNMMFDIERVWKASLDHGFRPLTMTSAAESKP, encoded by the exons ATGGCTACTAAACCTGGCATTCTCACAGAGTGGCCATGGGCACGCCTTGGGAATTTCAAG TACTTGCTTTTGGCACCATTTGTGGGTCATAGCATATACTCATTCTTCATGGGCAAAGATGAAAGTCAGAGGGACATTGCATACATAATCATACTCCCACTTCTACTCTCGAGAGTGATTCACAACCAGATATGGATATCTCTATCTCGCTACAGGACTACCAAGGGTGATAATCGGATTCTTGACAAGAGCATTGAATTTGATCAAGTTGACAGAGAACGAAACTG GGATGATCAAATCATACTTAATGGAATGGTATTCTACGTTGCGTACCTGAAGttccaacagactcatcacttgcCTTTGTGGAGGACTGATGGGATCATAATAACTGCCTTGATGCATATCGGTCCTGTCGAGTTTCTCTATTATTGGCTTCACAGAGCTCTGCATCACCATTTTCTCTACTCTCGTTATCATTCCCATCATCACTCCTCCATTGTTACTGAGCCCATCACTT CTGTTATTCATCCGTTTGCTGAGATCATAGCATATTACACGCTCTTTCTTATACCGGGGGTCACAACTTTTTTCACTGGAACTGCTTCTATAGCTGCATTTGGTGCGTACATCACTTACGTTGATTTCATGAACAACATGGGGCATTGCAACTTTGAGCTCATTCCTAAGTGGATGTTCTCTATGTTTCCCCCTCTCAAGTACTTGATATATACGCCCTC GTATCACTCGCTACATCACACTCAATTTAGAACAAATTATTCACTTTTCATGCCAATGTATGACTATCTGTATGGTACAGTGGACAAGTCGTCAGATACATTGTATGAAAAGTCACTTGAGAGGAAAGCTGAATTGCCTGATGTGGTGCACCTAACACATCTAACAACCCCTGAATCTATCTACCATCTCCGACTAGGGTTTGCATCCTTGGCCTCGACGCCTCACGCTTCCAAGTGGTATTTTTGGTTAATGTGGCCCGTTACCCTATGGTCGTTTTTTATTACTTGGATTTATGGTCAAACATTTGTTGTTGAGAGAAATTTATTCAGGAATCTTAAATTACAAACTTGGGCTATCCCAAAATACAGGAAACAA TACTTTATGCAAGGGCAAAGAGATACTATTAACAATTTGATTGAGGAAGCCATCATGGAAGCTGATCTGAAAGGCATAAAAGTTTTGAGCCTTGGACTCCTAAATCAG GAAGAGGAGCTGAATAATAACGGTGAACTTTACATAAGGAGGCATCCGCAGTTGAAAGTGAAAGTGGTTGATGGAAGTAGTCTAGTTGTTGCTGTGGTCCTAAACAACATTCCTAAAGGAACTTCCCAAGTGGTCCTTAGAGGTCGTTTGTCCAAAGTTTCTTGCTCCATTGCCCTTGTCTTGTGCCAAAGAGGAATTCAG GTTGTCATGTTAGACGGAGAAGAGTTCAAGAGACTTAAAGCAAGGCTTACCCCCAAGGTTGCTACCAATTTGGTCCTTTCAAAGACTAATGCGTCAAAG ATATGGCTAGTAGGGGACAGATTGAGTGAAGATGAACAATTGAAAGCACCAAAAGGAACATTGTTTATTCCTTTTTCACAGTTTCCACCAAGGAAAGCTCGCAAGGATTGCATCTACTTCAGCACACCAGCCATGACTATCCCAAAACAACTTGAAAATGTAGACTCTTGTGAG AACTGGCTACCAAGAAGGGTGATGAGTGCATCAAGAATAGCAGGGATTTTGCACGCATTGGAAGGCTGGAATGAGAATGAGTGTGGTAATATGATGTTTGATATTGAAAGAGTGTGGAAAGCTAGTCTTGATCATGGTTTTCGCCCGTTAACCATGACTTCTGCCGCTGAATCAAAGCCTTAA